A single genomic interval of Arachis duranensis cultivar V14167 chromosome 7, aradu.V14167.gnm2.J7QH, whole genome shotgun sequence harbors:
- the LOC107457968 gene encoding pentatricopeptide repeat-containing protein At2g15690, mitochondrial, giving the protein MAMLGSFQRARATMLSSSSLKLRLCLTNTCRSLSTSALPTNDFHRFPPNSDHNRHGVEPTFRDSSQHFNPQTQNHHGNPHPINNFPHQNQNQNPYQPHNATRQFPEQGQNHTHNQWSQNYPQQRPTPPPTSQNQNFQPPHYQNQWNNPNQGNPNQWNPRNQGYPQPPQFRNPNQFNPQGSLPGQAHVPVAPPSPPPPPPPSPAPSIVDLRRVCQEGRVKEAIELMEKGVKADASCFHLLFDFCGKSKSLEDAKKAHDYFLQSTCRSDLNLNNKVIEMYGNCKSMTDARRVFDHMPNRNMDSWHLMLRGYANSTMGDDALQLFDQMNESGLEISSETLLAVLSACASAEAVEDAFLHFESMESKYGIKPGSEHYMGLLDVLGQSGYLEEAEEFIKELPFEPTVTVWETLKNYARIHGDVDLEDYAKEIVLSLDPSKVVANKIPTPPPRKYTAINMLDGKNRIIEYKNPTLYKDDEKLKALSGMKDAGYVPDTRYVLHDIDQEAKEQALLYHSERLAIAYGLISTPPRTPLRIIKNLRVCGDCHNAIKIMSRIVGRELIVRDNKRFHHFKDGKCSCGDYW; this is encoded by the coding sequence ATGGCGATGTTGGGTTCGTTTCAACGCGCACGAGCCACCATGCTTTCTTCTTCATCCCTCAAGCTACGCCTCTGCCTCACTAACACTTGCAGGTCTCTAAGTACCTCCGCACTTCCAACCAACGACTTTCACAGATTCCCTCCCAACTCTGATCATAACCGCCATGGTGTTGAACCCACTTTCAGAGATTCCTCTCAACATTTCAATCCACAAACCCAAAATCACCATGGAAACCCTCATCCTATCAATAATTTCCCTCACCAGAACCAGAATCAGAACCCCTATCAACCTCACAATGCGACTCGTCAGTTTCCCGAGCAGGGTCAAAACCATACTCATAATCAGTGGAGTCAAAACTATCCTCAACAGAGACCAACACCACCACCCACATCCCAAAATCAGAACTTTCAGCCACCCCATTACCAAAATCAATGGAACAATCCGAACCAGGGTAACCCTAACCAATGGAACCCTAGGAATCAAGGCTATCCACAACCTCCCCAATTTCGAAACCCTAACCAGTTCAACCCACAAGGTTCTCTACCAGGGCAAGCTCACGTTCCCGTagctcctccttctcctcctcctcctcctcctccttcgcCAGCCCCttcaattgttgatttgagACGTGTGTGCCAGGAGGGGAGGGTTAAGGAAGCAATTGAGTTGATGGAGAAAGGGGTGAAAGCCGATGCTTCTTGCTTTCATTTGCTCTTTGATTTCTGTGGCAAATCCAAGTCCCTTGAGGATGCCAAGAAGGCACACGATTACTTTCTGCAATCAACTTGCAGGAGTGATCTCAATTTGAACAACAAGGTCATTGAAATGTATGGGAACTGCAAGAGCATGACTGATGCACGAAGGGTGTTTGATCATATGCCCAACAGGAATATGGATTCTTGGCACTTGATGTTGCGCGGTTATGCCAATAGCACAATGGGGGATGATGCCTTGCAGCTGTTTGATCAAATGAATGAGTCCGGTTTGGAAATTTCGTCGGAGACTTTGCTGGCTGTGTTATCAGCTTGTGCTAGTGCTGAGGCTGTGGAAGATGCTTTCCTTCATTTTGAGTCCATGGAAAGCAAGTATGGGATTAAACCTGGTTCGGAGCACTATATGGGGCTTTTGGATGTTCTTGGACAATCTGGATATCTCGAGGAAGCCGAGGAGTTCATCAAGGAGTTGCCATTCGAGCCCACAGTGACTGTTTGGGAGACTCTGAAGAACTATGCTCGAATTCATGGGGATGTTGATCTTGAAGACTATGCAAAAGAGATAGTGTTGAGTCTTGACCCATCAAAGGTTGTTGCCAATAAGATCCCCACGCCACCGCCAAGGAAGTACACTGCAATTAACATGCTTGATGGCAAGAATAGAATTATTGAGTACAAGAACCCGACGCTTTACAAGGATGATGAGAAGCTGAAAGCTTTGAGTGGGATGAAGGATGCTGGATATGTTCCTGATACAAGATATGTTCTTCATGACATTGATCAGGAAGCAAAGGAGCAAGCATTGTTGTACCACAGTGAACGTTTAGCGATTGCTTATGGCCTCATTAGTACTCCACCAAGAACACCTCTTAGGATCATCAAGAATCTTCGAGTGTGCGGTGATTGTCACAATGCCATCAAGATCATGTCTAGGATTGTAGGAAGGGAATTGATTGTTAGAGATAACAAAAGGTTTCACCATTTCAAGGATGGAAAATGCTCTTGTGGGGATTACTGGTGA
- the LOC107457963 gene encoding polygalacturonase-like, translated as MMKSSITTLVLFILLATSSGIVQSADIPISKFGGVPNSDITQALANAWNEACQSATASKIMIPSGQYRMKAVAVKGPCKAPIELYVDGTIIAPPNPKDLNNEWQWVKFEYVDFLTISGSGVFDGQGATAWKLNDCGKNPNCARLSMNFGFNFVKHSVVGSITSKDSKNFNVNVLGCQNFTFDGFKISNPGNSINTDGIHMGRSTDVKILNTNIATGDDCISIGDGSVQTTISNVKCGPGHGISVGSLGKFTTELPVQDLMVKQVTFTNTDNGLRIKTWPSAPGTSPITGLTYQDITMINVKNPIIIDQEYCPWNQCSKQSPSKIKISNVTFKNIRGTSGTQEGVSLICSSGVPCEGVVLSDVDLTFNGSPATAVCRNAKPMIQGKSPQCTAPKA; from the exons atgatgaagTCTAGCATCACAACACTTGTTTTATTCATATTACTGGCTACATCTAGTGGTATTGTTCAATCTGCTGATATTCCTATTTCAAAATTTGGTGGGGTACCTAATTCAGATATAACTCAG gcTCTTGCAAATGCTTGGAATGAAGCATGTCAATCAGCAACAGCAAGCAAGATTATGATTCCATCAGGGCAATACAGAATGAAAGCAGTGGCAGTGAAAGGGCCTTGTAAGGCACCAATTGAGTTGTATGTTGATGGCACAATTATAGCTCCACCAAACCCCAAAGACCTTAACAATGAATGGCAATGGGTTAAGTTTGAATATGTTGACTTCCTCACAATATCTGGCTCCGGTGTTTTTGATGGTCAAGGTGCAACCGCTTGGAAACTAAATGATTGTGGAAAGAACCCTAATTGCGCTAGGCTTTCAAtg AATTTCGGTTTCAATTTCGTGAAGCATTCAGTTGTAGGATCAATAACTTCAAAAGACAGCAAAAACTTCAACGTAAACGTTTTGGGGTGCCAGAACTTCACATTTGATGGCTTCAAGATCAGCAACCCTGGAAACAGCATCAACACCGACGGAATCCACATGGGAAGATCAACCGACGTCAAGATCCTCAACACTAACATCGCCACCGGCGACGACTGCATCTCGATCGGCGACGGAAGTGTCCAGACCACCATCTCCAATGTGAAATGTGGACCCGGCCATGGCATCAGCGTTGGAAGCCTTGGCAAGTTCACCACTGAGCTTCCCGTGCAAGATCTTATGGTGAAGCAGGTCACTTTCACAAACACTGATAATGGCCTCAGGATCAAGACTTGGCCTAGTGCCCCTGGCACTTCTCCTATTACTGGTCTTACTTATCAAGATATTACCATGATTAATGTCAAGAATCCTATTATCATTGATCAGGAGTATTGTCCTTGGAATCAGTGCTCTAAACag AGTCcatcgaaaataaagataagcaATGTTACCTTCAAGAACATTAGGGGAACTTCAGGAACACAGGAAGGAGTGAGTCTCATATGCAGCAGCGGTGTACCTTGCGAGGGAGTGGTGCTAAGTGATGTCGACCTCACTTTCAACGGTTCTCCGGCGACCGCCGTGTGCCGTAACGCCAAGCCGATGATTCAGGGAAAATCTCCTCAATGCACTGCTCCAAAAGCTTAA